The Verrucomicrobiota bacterium genome includes a region encoding these proteins:
- a CDS encoding class I SAM-dependent methyltransferase: MSTLDNIQKKAQEQFDRQSANYGKNHILSNVSDVQDALRGIPFHKGMRALDIGTGGGHTALYLAGAGYVVTAADLSEGMLHATLQLAQERGLCLQTKQHAAEELPYADESFDLVTCRVAAHHFSSPEQFVHEVARVLKKSGYFILIDGSVEDDEPEAEEWIHQVEKFRDPSHHRFLSPGAWRILCTHAGLDVGRAELSPFKQPDLEWYFQTANTSPENRKAVLALVQDAPESVKRIYHLATEDGKIIWYWSRLTLVAKK, from the coding sequence ATGAGCACCCTCGATAATATCCAGAAAAAAGCCCAAGAACAATTTGACCGGCAAAGTGCCAATTATGGCAAAAACCATATTTTATCGAATGTCAGTGATGTGCAAGATGCCTTACGTGGGATTCCCTTCCACAAAGGAATGAGGGCTCTTGATATCGGCACGGGTGGCGGACATACCGCCCTTTATCTAGCCGGGGCCGGTTATGTGGTAACGGCGGCCGATCTCAGCGAAGGAATGCTCCACGCCACGCTACAACTCGCTCAGGAACGCGGACTTTGTCTTCAAACAAAACAACATGCTGCAGAGGAGCTCCCCTACGCGGATGAATCATTTGACCTCGTCACTTGCCGGGTCGCCGCCCATCATTTCAGTTCACCAGAGCAATTTGTCCACGAGGTCGCCCGTGTCTTAAAAAAGAGCGGATACTTTATTCTAATCGACGGATCGGTCGAGGATGATGAACCCGAAGCGGAGGAGTGGATTCATCAGGTCGAGAAATTCCGTGACCCGAGCCATCACCGTTTCTTGAGCCCAGGCGCGTGGCGGATATTGTGTACCCATGCTGGATTGGATGTCGGGAGGGCAGAGCTTTCCCCTTTTAAACAACCTGATCTAGAATGGTATTTCCAGACCGCGAATACAAGTCCGGAGAACCGTAAGGCCGTTCTGGCCCTCGTGCAGGATGCCCCCGAGAGCGTGAAACGTATTTATCACCTCGCGACGGAGGACGGTAAAATCATCTGGTATTGGTCCCGTCTGACACTCGTTGCAAAAAAATAA
- the hpnH gene encoding adenosyl-hopene transferase HpnH has translation MSVPISQAWTVASYVLGKKLSGNDKYPLVMMLEPLFRCNLSCAGCGKIQYPEHILQRRLTPEQCWSAAEECGAPMVSIPGGEPLLHPEMPQIVEGLVARKKYIYLCTNAILLKSKLDLFKPSKYLTFSIHMDGLKEEHDMAVCRDGIYDVAIKGIKEALKRGFRVTTNTTLFDEANPERVREFFDEMMKLGVEGMMMSPGYSYQKAPDQAHFLKRSRTHELFQKILDNPKKGWRFNQSPLFLKFLQGEREYECTPWGNPTFNIFGWQKPCYLLGEGYVPSFKELIETTEWENYGRKSGNEHCADCMVHCGYEASAVDETFGTMRGFMDTVKFTLNPQSV, from the coding sequence ATGTCAGTACCTATTTCTCAAGCTTGGACAGTCGCTAGTTACGTGTTGGGTAAAAAACTCAGCGGTAACGATAAATACCCACTCGTTATGATGTTGGAGCCGCTCTTCCGTTGCAATCTCTCTTGTGCCGGTTGTGGTAAAATCCAGTATCCCGAACACATTCTCCAACGCCGCTTGACCCCAGAGCAATGCTGGTCGGCAGCCGAGGAATGTGGTGCTCCGATGGTCAGTATTCCCGGGGGCGAACCCCTCCTCCATCCCGAGATGCCTCAAATTGTGGAAGGCCTCGTGGCCCGCAAGAAATATATCTACCTCTGTACAAATGCGATCCTCCTCAAAAGCAAGCTCGACCTATTTAAACCCTCTAAATATCTGACATTCAGCATTCATATGGATGGGCTCAAAGAAGAACATGACATGGCTGTATGCCGTGACGGGATTTACGACGTGGCTATCAAGGGGATTAAAGAAGCGCTCAAACGCGGATTCCGCGTGACGACGAATACCACACTTTTTGATGAAGCGAATCCTGAACGTGTCCGCGAGTTCTTTGATGAAATGATGAAGCTCGGGGTCGAAGGAATGATGATGTCGCCGGGATACAGCTACCAGAAAGCCCCTGACCAAGCCCACTTCCTGAAGCGTTCCCGTACTCACGAACTTTTCCAGAAGATTTTGGACAACCCGAAAAAAGGATGGCGCTTTAACCAGTCGCCTCTCTTCTTGAAATTCCTCCAAGGCGAACGTGAATATGAATGCACACCTTGGGGTAACCCGACTTTTAATATCTTTGGATGGCAAAAACCCTGTTATTTGCTCGGGGAAGGTTATGTTCCCTCCTTCAAAGAATTGATTGAAACCACTGAATGGGAAAATTACGGACGCAAAAGCGGCAATGAACACTGCGCTGATTGTATGGTTCACTGCGGTTATGAAGCCAGTGCCGTAGATGAAACCTTTGGTACGATGCGCGGTTTCATGGATACTGTGAAGTTCACGCTTAATCCCCAGTCTGTCTAA
- a CDS encoding FAD-dependent oxidoreductase, translated as MGETIQTQCVIAGGGPAGMMLALLLGRAGVDVTILESHGNFDRDFRGDTVHPATLDVLKEFGIADEVMAFSRGKLEKLSMTIGNKEYTIADFTGLKTDFPFVAMIPQEHFLDLLAKKMQSYPNVRLLMSTRAADLIKNNGRVTGIKGERQGEEPFDILASVVIAADGRNSTLRTKSGLEMIKTAPPMDVLWFRLSKKDTDAVPGGLEIKIRQGNFIIAINRGDYWQMGYVILKGGFKGLKEEGMESMKRNLLSIFPFFADRMDELKEWNQTSLLAVQTGYLPKWHLPGFLAIGDAAHIMSPVGGVGVNYAIQDAICSANILVPLLQGQSDVSGDKLDIALETIQKRRFPSTRAIQRFQEMVQKRVITQALNSSGEFVPPLPMRILSRFGFMRRRLAKFLAYGLHHEKLEV; from the coding sequence ATGGGGGAAACGATCCAAACTCAATGTGTGATTGCCGGGGGAGGCCCGGCCGGAATGATGCTGGCTTTGTTACTGGGGAGGGCTGGAGTCGATGTGACGATCCTCGAGTCACACGGGAATTTTGACCGGGATTTCCGAGGTGATACGGTTCATCCCGCGACCCTTGATGTATTGAAAGAGTTTGGCATTGCAGACGAGGTCATGGCTTTTTCACGGGGCAAACTTGAGAAACTCTCTATGACTATCGGGAACAAGGAATACACGATTGCGGACTTTACCGGGTTAAAGACGGATTTCCCTTTTGTGGCTATGATCCCGCAGGAACATTTTTTGGATTTGCTGGCGAAAAAGATGCAGTCTTATCCGAATGTCCGCCTCCTCATGTCCACACGTGCCGCGGATTTGATCAAAAACAACGGGCGGGTGACCGGGATTAAAGGAGAACGCCAAGGCGAGGAACCTTTCGATATTCTGGCGAGTGTGGTCATCGCTGCTGATGGACGGAACTCCACCTTGCGGACAAAATCAGGTCTGGAAATGATTAAAACCGCCCCGCCGATGGATGTGCTGTGGTTCCGCCTCAGTAAAAAAGATACAGACGCAGTGCCCGGCGGCCTTGAGATAAAAATCAGGCAGGGTAATTTTATTATTGCGATCAACCGCGGTGATTATTGGCAAATGGGTTACGTCATCCTCAAGGGCGGATTCAAAGGGCTCAAGGAAGAAGGCATGGAATCAATGAAACGCAATTTGCTCTCGATTTTCCCCTTTTTCGCTGACCGGATGGATGAGCTCAAGGAGTGGAACCAGACATCGCTGCTGGCAGTGCAGACCGGATATTTGCCCAAGTGGCATTTGCCCGGGTTCCTCGCCATTGGTGATGCCGCACATATCATGTCACCCGTCGGTGGTGTCGGGGTAAATTACGCCATTCAAGATGCCATTTGCTCGGCTAATATCCTCGTGCCGCTTTTACAGGGGCAGTCAGATGTTTCCGGGGATAAACTCGATATTGCTTTGGAAACCATCCAAAAACGGCGTTTTCCCTCGACGCGTGCCATCCAGAGATTCCAAGAAATGGTGCAGAAGCGGGTGATTACCCAAGCCCTGAATTCCTCCGGGGAATTTGTCCCGCCGCTACCCATGAGGATATTGTCCCGGTTTGGATTCATGCGTAGACGTTTAGCAAAGTTCCTCGCCTACGGTCTGCACCATGAAAAACTCGAGGTGTAG
- a CDS encoding MBL fold metallo-hydrolase: MNHWLANWSFTYIILWNVRNTPSPTSHKKWHERNFVTEVMLPALFTKRHGNQHKLRDLKLGAKDVAITWIGHASFLIQTQTDNILIDPIYANWIMGIKRLKKPGLHIRDLPPCNLVLITHAHFDHLHPRTLRKVACGQPIVVPEHCGSLVKHLNFCQVYEMRWWETISFGSVKVTFTPAKHWGARTLVDGHRAFGGFMIECNGRKIFHSGDSTYFEGYKEIGKRLHPDIALMPIGSYETISGRDNHIRPEDAVKAFEDTGAKWFIPMHYGTFRLSHEPIEEPLQLLFKAALKHAVSSRIRILDPGKAEIF; the protein is encoded by the coding sequence TTGAACCACTGGCTTGCGAACTGGTCATTTACTTATATCATACTCTGGAACGTGAGAAACACCCCCAGTCCGACATCGCACAAGAAATGGCATGAAAGGAACTTCGTCACAGAAGTCATGCTCCCGGCTCTCTTTACCAAACGCCATGGAAATCAACACAAATTGCGCGACCTCAAGCTCGGAGCCAAAGACGTCGCTATCACGTGGATCGGCCACGCTTCCTTCCTGATTCAAACACAAACGGACAATATCCTCATCGACCCCATTTATGCGAATTGGATCATGGGCATCAAACGTCTCAAAAAGCCGGGGCTCCATATCCGCGACCTGCCCCCGTGCAATCTCGTACTCATCACACATGCCCACTTCGACCACCTGCATCCGCGCACTTTGCGCAAGGTCGCGTGTGGACAACCCATCGTCGTTCCTGAGCACTGCGGTTCTTTGGTCAAGCATTTGAATTTCTGCCAGGTCTATGAGATGCGCTGGTGGGAGACCATCTCCTTTGGTTCTGTCAAGGTGACTTTTACCCCGGCAAAACACTGGGGGGCAAGAACTTTAGTCGATGGCCACCGGGCCTTCGGGGGATTCATGATCGAGTGTAATGGGAGAAAGATTTTTCACAGCGGTGACTCTACTTATTTTGAGGGTTACAAGGAAATCGGAAAAAGACTCCACCCTGATATCGCACTCATGCCCATCGGGTCTTATGAAACCATCAGCGGCCGCGATAATCATATCCGCCCCGAAGATGCCGTTAAGGCCTTTGAAGATACTGGTGCCAAATGGTTTATTCCTATGCACTACGGCACATTCCGCCTCAGCCATGAGCCGATTGAGGAACCCCTCCAGCTCCTTTTTAAAGCCGCCCTCAAACACGCCGTCTCAAGCCGCATCCGTATCCTCGACCCCGGTAAAGCAGAGATTTTT